In one Cottoperca gobio chromosome 12, fCotGob3.1, whole genome shotgun sequence genomic region, the following are encoded:
- the LOC115016989 gene encoding zinc finger BED domain-containing protein 4-like, producing MSQWDITHKVTDLVTDGAENMGVCARELRLRHTICVAHTLNLLIKKALDQNPVLSDIRASSRKVVGYFKSSTTAKERLTKVQEQMRWPALKLIQEVDTRWNSTYHMLQRVYDLREPVGAALAGLRTEIAPLSSRQYEIIAECLKVLSSFNDATVELSEEKRVSGSKVIPLLSMLHHALEEEMGLVQTPENTAMAESLKRQLREKFNNLQSMSIISLATLLNPRFKKIGFFSPNKAAEAEKRLTSECCKLWHRLDATVLQTRTQTCHCGHNSGGPKIPG from the exons ATGTCACAGTGGGATATTACTCACAAGGTTACTGACCTTGTGACTGATGGTGCAGAAAATATGGGTGTTTGTGCAAGGGAGCTTCGTTTGCGTCACACAATTTGTGTGGCGCATACTTTGAACCTACTAATAAAAAAGGCTCTGGACCAAAACCCTGTGTTGTCTGACATCCGGGCAAGCTCCAGGAAGGTAGTGGGCTACTTCAAGAGCAGCACCACTGCAAAG GAGAGGCTGACAAAGGTGCAGGAGCAAATGCGCTGGCCGGCACTGAAGCTCATTCAAGAGGTGGATACACGCTGGAACAGCACATACCATATGCTCCAGCGTGTTTATGACCTCAGGGAACCTGTAGGAGCGGCTTTGGCAGGCCTACGCACTGAGATTGCCCCACTCTCATCAAGGCAATATGAAATCATTGCAGAATGTCTGAAAGTGCTGTCCTCATTTAATGATGCCACAGTTGAGCtgtcagaggagaagagagtgtCTGGATCCAAAGTCATTCCACTATTATCGATGCTACACCACGCACTGGAGGAGGAAATGGGACTAGTCCAAACTCCAGAGAACACAGCAATGGCTGAGAGTCTGAAGAGACAGTTAAGGGAGAAGTTTAACAACTTACAATCAATGAGCATCATATCCCTGGCAACACTGCTCAATCCCAGATTTAAAAAGATAGGCTTCTTTAGCCCCAATAAAGCAGCAGAGGCCGAGAAGAGGCTCACATCTGAAT GTTGCAAACTGTGGCATCGTTTGGACGCCACAGTCCTGCAGACCAGGACCCAAACATGTCACTGCGGACACAACAGTGGAGGTCCAAAGATACCTGGCTGA
- the LOC115016902 gene encoding glutamine synthetase-like isoform X1: MPAMSLSSRLNKAVRQQYLNLPQGEKSQITYIWIDGTGEGLRNKTRTLDFEPKSLDEIPEWNFDGSSTYQSEGSNSDMYLIPVRMFRDPFTLDPNKLVLCEVLKYNRLPAVVLFTSVLSCAETNHRASCMKVMEEIKEHCMWFGMEQEFTLLGIDGHPFSWPTNGFPRPQGPYYCGVGADSAYGRDIVECHYKACLFAGINIYGTNAEVMPSQWEFQVGPCEGIEMGDHLWVARFLLHRVCEDFGIIATLDPKPVQGNWNGAGCHTNVSTKQMREEGGLQYIEQAIDKLSKRHPQHIQMYDPSGGKDNMRRLTGLHETASIHEFSAGVANRGASIRIPRQVGQEKKGYFEDRRPAANCDPYAVTKIIASTCLLYSEDKEESM; the protein is encoded by the exons ATGCCAGCGATGTCTCTCAGCTCCCGCCTCAACAAGGCTGTGCGCCAGCAGTACCTGAACCTGCCGCAGGGAGAGAAATCCCAGATCACCTACATCTGGATCGATGGCACCGGAGAGGGTCTTCGCAACAAGACCCGAACCCTGGACTTTGAGCCAAAAAGCCTAGATG AAATTCCTGAGTGGAACTTTGATGGCTCGAGCACATACCAGTCCGAAGGCTCCAACAGTGACATGTACCTCATCCCAGTGCGCATGTTCAGGGATCCATTCACCCTCGACCCCAACAAACTGGTTCTCTGTGAGGTCCTCAAATACAACCGCTTACCTGCAG TTGTATTATTTACTTCTGTTCTTTCATGTGCAGAAACTAACCATCGGGCGAGCTGCATGAAAGTGATGGAGGAGATTAAAGAGCACTGCATGTGGTTTGGCATGGAGCAGGAGTTCACCCTCTTGGGAATAGATGGACATCCTTTTAGTTGGCCCACAAATGGATTCCCAAGACCCCAAG GACCTTACTACTGTGGGGTGGGGGCAGACAGTGCTTATGGACGGGACATTGTGGAGTGCCACTACAAGGCCTGCCTCTTTGCAGGGATCAATATATATGGCACCAATGCTGAAGTTATGCCATCTCAG TGGGAGTTCCAGGTGGGACCCTGTGAGGGTATTGAGATGGGCGACCATCTGTGGGTTGCACGCTTCCTGCTGCATCGTGTGTGTGAAGATTTTGGTATTATAGCAACACTGGACCCCAAACCAGTGCAGGGCAACTGGAATGGTGCTGGTTGCCACACGAATGTCAGCACCAAGCAGATGAGAGAAGAAGGGGGACTGCA ATACATTGAACAGGCCATCGATAAGCTAAGCAAAAGGCACCCCCAGCACATTCAAATGTATGACCCAAGCGGAGGGAAGGACAACATGAGGCGTCTCACAGGTCTCCATGAAACCGCCAGCATCCATGAGTTCTCTGCCGGAGTGGCCAACCGAGGAGCCAGCATCCGCATCCCTCGCCAGGTGGGTCAAGAGAAGAAAGGTTACTTCGAGGATCGTCGGCCTGCAGCAAACTGTGACCCGTACGCCGTGACAAAGATCATCGCAAGCACCTGCCTGCTTTATTCAGAAGACAAGGAAGAGAGCATGTAG
- the LOC115016905 gene encoding phospholipase A2-like, whose product MPRTPHSLDYKALNQFRRMILCVMPESWPILDYTDYGCYCGKGGSGTPVDDLDRSCQVHHQCYSEAMQHPECWAILDNPYIEFYDYSCDKKNRKVTCGNNNNNECEMLICECDRKAAKCFARKPWIPEHKHLPSDRCR is encoded by the exons atgcCTCGTACTC CCCACTCACTGGACTACAAGGCACTGAACCAGTTCAGACGGATGATCCTGTGTGTGATGCCTGAGAGCTGGCCTATTCTCGACTACACTGACTACGGCTGCTACTGTGGAAAGGGAGGCTCCGGCACACCTGTGGATGATCTGGATAG GAGCTGCCAAGTGCATCATCAGTGTTACAGTGAGGCTATGCAGCACCCTGAGTGCTGGGCCATCCTCGACAATCCGTACATCGAGTTCTATGACTACAGCTGTGACAAGAAAAACAGGAAGGTCACCTGTGGCA acaacaacaacaacgaatGTGAGATGTTAATCTGTGAGTGTGACAGGAAGGCCGCCAAGTGTTTTGCCAGAAAGCCTTGGATCCCTGAGCATAAGCACCTGCCCAGCGACCGCTGTCGGTGA
- the LOC115016902 gene encoding glutamine synthetase-like isoform X2: protein MPAMSLSSRLNKAVRQQYLNLPQGEKSQITYIWIDGTGEGLRNKTRTLDFEPKSLDEIPEWNFDGSSTYQSEGSNSDMYLIPVRMFRDPFTLDPNKLVLCEVLKYNRLPAETNHRASCMKVMEEIKEHCMWFGMEQEFTLLGIDGHPFSWPTNGFPRPQGPYYCGVGADSAYGRDIVECHYKACLFAGINIYGTNAEVMPSQWEFQVGPCEGIEMGDHLWVARFLLHRVCEDFGIIATLDPKPVQGNWNGAGCHTNVSTKQMREEGGLQYIEQAIDKLSKRHPQHIQMYDPSGGKDNMRRLTGLHETASIHEFSAGVANRGASIRIPRQVGQEKKGYFEDRRPAANCDPYAVTKIIASTCLLYSEDKEESM from the exons ATGCCAGCGATGTCTCTCAGCTCCCGCCTCAACAAGGCTGTGCGCCAGCAGTACCTGAACCTGCCGCAGGGAGAGAAATCCCAGATCACCTACATCTGGATCGATGGCACCGGAGAGGGTCTTCGCAACAAGACCCGAACCCTGGACTTTGAGCCAAAAAGCCTAGATG AAATTCCTGAGTGGAACTTTGATGGCTCGAGCACATACCAGTCCGAAGGCTCCAACAGTGACATGTACCTCATCCCAGTGCGCATGTTCAGGGATCCATTCACCCTCGACCCCAACAAACTGGTTCTCTGTGAGGTCCTCAAATACAACCGCTTACCTGCAG AAACTAACCATCGGGCGAGCTGCATGAAAGTGATGGAGGAGATTAAAGAGCACTGCATGTGGTTTGGCATGGAGCAGGAGTTCACCCTCTTGGGAATAGATGGACATCCTTTTAGTTGGCCCACAAATGGATTCCCAAGACCCCAAG GACCTTACTACTGTGGGGTGGGGGCAGACAGTGCTTATGGACGGGACATTGTGGAGTGCCACTACAAGGCCTGCCTCTTTGCAGGGATCAATATATATGGCACCAATGCTGAAGTTATGCCATCTCAG TGGGAGTTCCAGGTGGGACCCTGTGAGGGTATTGAGATGGGCGACCATCTGTGGGTTGCACGCTTCCTGCTGCATCGTGTGTGTGAAGATTTTGGTATTATAGCAACACTGGACCCCAAACCAGTGCAGGGCAACTGGAATGGTGCTGGTTGCCACACGAATGTCAGCACCAAGCAGATGAGAGAAGAAGGGGGACTGCA ATACATTGAACAGGCCATCGATAAGCTAAGCAAAAGGCACCCCCAGCACATTCAAATGTATGACCCAAGCGGAGGGAAGGACAACATGAGGCGTCTCACAGGTCTCCATGAAACCGCCAGCATCCATGAGTTCTCTGCCGGAGTGGCCAACCGAGGAGCCAGCATCCGCATCCCTCGCCAGGTGGGTCAAGAGAAGAAAGGTTACTTCGAGGATCGTCGGCCTGCAGCAAACTGTGACCCGTACGCCGTGACAAAGATCATCGCAAGCACCTGCCTGCTTTATTCAGAAGACAAGGAAGAGAGCATGTAG